The DNA region tagttggtcaaaaaagttcttgatctaacaatgctgagcatccaaatctgactgacAATCTGCCCTAaaaacaatgatccctaggacctaataaaggtgtaagtcaatttttcaacatgtcatgagtgacaaaatatagctaggatggtcagatatcgtaCATAGCCTTGTTACAGGtggttaaaaaaaagataaaaaaggaaatgaaaccaTAAAACACCTGTGTCTTCCTTGACAAAAAGTTATGGTGCGACGACAAACACTTGAAAGCTAGCTTGTTAACGTATAGTTCCTGCAGCCCTAACAACTAACACTAAGCATTGTCACAACCATTGCATCTGCTTATAAATTCTTTGAAGACAAGTTATCCTTCCAAGTTTCAAAGGTTCTCTGTAGAAATAAACATGCACAATTTTCCCTTATCTGAACCTACTAATACGTGGGCACAACGTAGATGACGTTGAAATCCATAGATCAAATTGCTATGTAAACTTCTGAAAATTGGTTTGAGCTttgatttgtatatatatatatatatatattaaaccgTCTTCGAAGGTAagaattttactctattattttttatgtagaataatgttgggttttttttttaattctctgcTTTTATAGTTTCAACTAAAATGACAAATTAACATACCAAGTTAgactgaatttaataataatgatagttaaacattaatttattttttttatttttataatggctTGTCTTTTATAGTATGTGGTTGTGCCAATTTATTAGCATGTGGATGAAAATGACCtctaatttggattttttttttgatacttcattgttcaattatttatttgattaatatgataataattttgtGTTGTTGCGTACTTAGTTAACACACGTTTCTAAATCTAGAGGTCACGGTTTATTTCAACGTCATCTACGTTGTGTAGGATCAGATAAAGAAAAATTGTGCATGTTTATTAGTAGGTTCAGATGCAATGGTTTTGACAATGCTTAGTGTTAGTTGTTAGGGCTGGAGGAACTATACGTTAACAAGCTAGCTTTGAAGTGTTTGTTATCGTTCCGTAACTTTCCAATCGATTTgagttcattttataaaaattaaccaaggcaacaaaaaaaattaatgaacagAATAATTAATCAGTTTGgtttgaataaattaatatgcAAAAGTATATTTTTCGCATGAATTCTAGAAAAGCCATgctatttcttttatgtttggtctcttttcctttaaatatgtttttatgctataaatttaaactttatCTCATCAACTTTGCCTTGGATCAAGTTCGGACAATTAACAGCcaagaatatataaatataagatatcatcaactaaaaaaaatcacatgaaataaataaaaaatttaatgactaaaaaggcaatattgaaataattgaaaaaaccaaactgaactcaaaccgaaaaaaagcaagtcaaaaccggaaaaaattaaaccaaatcaaaccgAACCAGAACCGGTCAATTTGAAccattttttgttctaaaataactGAACCGAACCGAGTAAAAATAACTTTGGGTCTAGGTGCCGCTGGATCCAACATTGGGTCCTACCCCATCAAAACTTGCCCAACCCAACATTATTGATGCTGCTTTAGGACCAATTTTCTTGGGTTGTGTCAAGACCCAAAGCACTAGGGTTTGGCGTCTATACCCAAGGCTAATGGGTCCTGCGTCAGGACCCGGTTCCCTTGGGCTAAGTCAGGACCCAAAGCACTTAGGTCTGGCGTCAATACTCAAGGCTAATGGGTGTTGTATCAAGACCCAAGGTTCTTGGATCTtaggtttctaaatataattatttttattataattaaatgtattaatataaaatttattcttattattgttataaatattattatttttattataattaaaattattaatatttaaaatagtattacttgtgttatatataaaattatttttattaataaaataattaataattttgaaaaaacattattatcaatattgaaaaacaaccatagatttgatttgaagtgttaaattaatgataatttttttattattattattatcattaataaatttttaaaaactattattactatcaaagaaaaaccaaaatgttttttgaaagattaaaaaaaataaaaattttggcaaataaatgaaatattataaatattattattgagtTTGGTATTACAATCAGACTcaatacttttatattttatatttttttaatattttaaaaggtaaGTCCACGGAGTAGCCATGGCCACCAAACTAGTTTATCGTATCTATTTGAAGTTTCATCACCCATATTCTATAACAAGAATACATCCTAAGTCATCTTTACGCTTCTGCCCTCGACTTGTAGCATATTCTATATTTAATGCCCACTCCAGTTTCAAATAATGCAGAATAGAAACCGCTCATCCTGAGCCATGGCGGTGCTTCCTTATACTGTTgctttccttctcctttcctCCTTACAGACTGTAAAAATCGCAAGCAAGTTTGCGtctctttctattttaattGAGCTGTCTTCATTTCAgtctatgaaaacaaaaaatgttgtTGTTCTGTTTTGTCGTTTAAAAATTGATGTTGGATCATCTGCTTTCATTTTTGCTGCTTTTTGTGCAGACTCGCAGTCATTCATCGGTATAAACTATGGCCAACTTGAGGACAACCTTCCACCACCATCATCCACCGCAAAGCTTCTTCAATCCACTTCAATCCAAAAGGTCCGATTATATGGATCGGACCCCGCCATAATCAAAGCCTTAGCCAACACCGGAATTGGAATTGTTAtctgttggaatattgccaattatgttgacattgtcaaagaaggaggcttgttggttGGCAacttgactttggtagccaccattgttgaagaagagaagaagttggcagccatctttgttgaagaagagatgagtttggcagccaccattgatgacaaaggagcaagaggagctgccattgatgcctataaaagaggcatgatcttagagagcaaagtgtgagagttgtgagacatgtagagagaagaagagagaaagaaagagaagggctgccatcagcagcagctgctgccatgtagcaatgagagatgggagttgagtggatgtgatcctcctccatgtgttgtattctttctctatctctaaataaaatgagtggatgtaggcaattttgccgaaccacgttaaatattgtgtctcagtgtgcttacccctcctATGAGCAATGATCAGTACATCATCGGTCCCGGATTCCGCCCCATCATTATCGGCACTGCAAATGGTGACATTCCAGGACTAGCCTCTGATCCCAATTTTGCCAAGAGCTGGATCAACACAAACGTGCTTCCCTTCTATCCAGCTAGAAATATCATCCTCATCACTGTTGGCAACGAGATCATGACTTCAAATGACCAGAATCTCATGAACAAGCTCTTACCAGCAATGCAAAATGTACAGAATGCTCTAAATGACGCATCGCTCGGGGGTAAAATTAAGGTCTCCACAGTTCATTCGATTGGAGTGCTTAAGCAGTCTGAGCCACCTTCTTCTGGAAGCTTTGATCCAAGTTATGGGGATCTGATGAAGGGCTTGTTGGAGTTTAATAGTGCGACTGGTTCGCCTTTCGCAATCAATCCCTACCCTTACTTTGCCTACAGAAGCGATACAAGGCCTGAGACTCTTGCTTTTTGCCTTTTCCAGCCGAATGCAGGACGAATGGATGGAAACACTAAGATCAAGTACATGAACATGTTCGATGCTCAGGTGAGAGTAAATCTAATTGCAAGTGCGAAAGCTTTGTATCACTAGATGATCGAATAAAAATGCTACTGACAAGTGGTTTAATCAATTGCAGGTGGATGCAGTTTATTCTGCACTGAATTCTATGGGATTTAAGAATGTTGAGATTGTGGTGGCTGAGACTGGATGGCCATTTAAAGGAGATGACAACGACGTAGGGCCAAGCATTGAGAATGCCAAGGCTTACAATGGCAATTTGATTGCACACCTTCGATCGATGGTGGGCACTCCACTCATGCCAGGAAAATCAGTGGATACATTCCTCTTTGCTCTTTATGACGGAGACTTGAAACCTGGACCTGGTTCTCAGCGATCATTTGGACTTTTCAAGACTGATCTCACCATGGTTTATGATGTTGGACTCTCTACAAGTAGCCAGGTAAGAACAAAATTTACGTGCATTTCATTGGTATTTCGAGTTTTCAACAGCCAAGTGTTCTATTCCTGACCTTTCCTTTGATTTGGCATTTAAATTTATGTGTTTGGTTGGGAAGATGGGTTTTAAAACATCACTACgcattttgtttgttaaaagaATGGACAGTTCCTTTTCCAGAAAGAAAAAGGCCAAATTGTACCCCAAAAAAAGCCCCAGAAATTAActtcagaacaaaaaaaatcctgatTTTCTATCCTAAACATTATGGTTTTTGGAATAGGCTTGTTCTGTTAGGAAAttaacagaaaaagaaaaacccagccCATAACATCCTTTTAATCGCTCTCTATGTCTCTATtaatcatgattaaaaaaaaggaagaaagaaatattcaattttttaatctaacttCTTTATCAACAATATTTGAAATACATGGAATCATCATTTTTAGACATATAATTCCGAAATATTCTTTCATATTTCACCTGCAAaaactcatttaatttattgaaacagACCCGATCACTAGCAGCAGCACAACAGCTACTAGCAGCAACACCTCAACCGCTACAAGCAGTAGCCACCAACACCAGCACCGGCACCAACAACAATAACAGCAGCACGAGCACGAGCACGAGCACAAGCACAGGTACGAGCACAAGCACGAGCTCGAGCACGAACAACATCACCATCAGAAACGGTGGTAGTAGCGGTAGCAGTAGCAACAAAGTACATTTAAATAGGATTTTCAATTTAGGTTTGTTGTATGGGTTTATGGGACTTTCTttgatttgcctttttttttttgtgcttttcgGGTATCCTCACACCCTTTCTAAAGAGTGAGACTAGTCTCGTTCAAGGTTTGTGGCTGCCTCTTCCAATAAGTATACTTCATAGGGATCGAACTTGTATTCTCACCTTTACAGGGATATAGCGGTGCCTAACCACTAAACCAAcacttcatttgtttttgtcttttcttttatgaCTTGCAAACTTATAATATGAAGTTGTAAAGAGATGATGAAGATggattaaggttttttttttctctattttataaGTTTCTCACTTAAAATGGTGAAGCCATCATCTTTTTACAAGTAAATTAGGGAGATTCAGTGTGTGTGTAAGCTTGCAAAGAAATGTTCATACAATATCTTTTGATAGAACGACCTATCCTCcatgtatttttgaaattagtcGGTCAAGTTTCTTACAACGGAGTAATGCTTGAGGTTAAGCAACAAGATAGTGTGATTTGATCAAttcaaacaacaataaaatatatatagccttgATGCATGTgcttaataaaaagataaaaaaggagATGAAgaacacatgaaaaacaaaccattttattatatatatagccttGTTGCAGGTGTCTTCATTAATAAAAGGAGCTCCTTCACCAAACCCAAAACTTTTACTGCTTAGTCTACCATCTGTTCGCTAAATTTAAACACCAAGAAATAGAAACATTTTAGAATAAACATTACAAATCACAGGAAGCTCAAATACCAGTACATCCAAACCCTCCAACACCTCTCCCAGTTGCATCAAAATCATCGACTTCCATTACATCAGGAGTTACAATTTTTTCAACACTCAACTGCACAATTCTATTAATTATGACAGGGCATTTGTAATTAACATCTATGACACCAGCACCTTTGTAATCAGGGCTTCTGTAATCTGTCAATCCCGATATAGGtgttaaaacaacaaaactcaatttaaaaaacaaaactaaaccaTCAgtgaacataaattaaaaaggaatttagatattttaaatatattaatattaaaaataaaattttattttaatttatttttaaataatttttttaaaaaaatattaactacaTTTCTAAACACAAGTCTATGTCCAAATAGTTACCTAGTGTaaaccaatatcaaaatatgatgccattttttttgtttacaataAATCGCGTGGGACatgacctctttttttttttttttccttatatatatatattaattacttaTAGCTTAAAGGCGATGGACATAAATAGTTGTAAATGCTATTTTACTATAATGTTAAGCACATATTCCTCGATTTCAAGCTAAAATCTCATTCTAGAAGTTTTAACATCATGGCAAGCATATAGTGATAGCAGATAGTAAGATCTACCAATACAAGCATAAGTTCCTTTAGGTATAGCAATGCTCAAATCTGCTAAGATTAGagttttactattaaaaatattattatttgtattataagtattttttttaattttaatattaaaaaattattattttggtttataaatatttttatttctgtgataattaatattataaattttattatttgttgttaacataagttatcaccatgaatacctgataatatttacaagtattggcattactcaaataagataattaatgtaatcatgttaacaatttataatctgattggaacctcctttatatgtggtttccagttgagtaataagagtttatattattcttatttaaagtaccattagtggatcctctaaccttgacatttgtttttatcattgtttaatcctcacattaatcttacatctcaaagtcctctttattattattactactactactactactactactattattactattagtattagtattactattactactactactactactactactactagtattactattattactttAGTATTAGTgttagtattagtattactactactattattattattattagtagtagtagtattattagttattattattattgttgttgttgtgctattgttatttataatttttatagttaacctccctgtggttcgaccccgatcttgccaggttatttactACTTCAACACTTCTAcatttgggagaagacatcaatcttttggtcgtgtcaatacgctagactttatttacattgaacacGATAGTTATTGTAATTGCAATCACCAGAAGAATTTTAAGTTGTATAAGTGCAAATAGGAGGGAAAATCACGCACCTACTCCGCCTATCTCATTACCTCCCCTAACAGAAGATCCATTCCTGGTTACTCCTCCTGAATCACAATGAAGtttttggttatgattccttcaagccgatattatagagaatccaTATTCTTTCATTAttcatatgttactttctatgcatgttcatttcctcataataacatacatacatatgacatgtatatttttagagttagtatctcaatgtgcAAGTATTCGTATGacacaattcttttatattcttacatAAAGTATTCAAGTGAAAGtctactgttactgtctagacattgaattgTTATTATCCAATcattactgtctagacattgaactgttactgcctaactgttactgtccaattgttactgtccaaccgTTACTACCCAACTGTTACTATTTGAACACTCATCCCATttgtaactatatctagagttctagaactccattttaagtgaggtagatcttgttggaaagctaagacataaggctacaagttctctgaaggaaggagaaccaagttctgcctctaagataatcaaaatttctcatcaactaATCAGTCCTACTGCTCTAAAGAATCAGTCACAACTCAGTCTCGGTTGGTAActcataactggagttgtacATCTTGAAATTAAGTAAGACCAGTTTTCTTGGTTAGCTAACATCCAAATATACAGTTTCTATGAGGAACTCAACCCTAATTCCCTCATCCTCCTACTCGAAATCTCACCGAAAGTCATGAGACAGATCTTTCTAGATTCGTCACCCCCTTTCCTCCacacaatactttcataaactacataccacacattaattaacttaattttaactccaaagagggggcatctgttgttacTCAATCTTGGACCCCATGTGCTGGAGacggtgtatacctcttttgaattGAGTGTAGGAGTTTGGCTCATGTTTGCtagaagattgacaaaagcagagaaataaatattttttttaaaaccttgtttgagttgttttctgctctttttatccttcccctttTCTACCAAAATCATCACGTTTTCTTAGGTTGATCTCTTCATAATACTAAATTCGTTCCttctttatctggtctttaaggttggataaatccctcagaatttgcactaaaaaaatggttctattgctgtcataattttttttgttccaacttaggctctgattttgacttggtttcatacgatatctgaccatcctagctatattctgtcacttaagacatgttgaaaaattgacctacacctttattaggtcctacgaatcattgttcttagggcagattctcaatcagatttggatgctcggCATTGTCAGATCAAGTACCTTTTTGATCAACTAGATTAATGGCAGATTCTATtctctaaaacaattttatctcacttcgactccttcatcaaagttgtagtcctatacgcgtagatgaatttgggcttttgaatcgcttgatttcgatatcataagctcaagatattctagtttgaatatctaacatgaatggtagagaattctgccgcgggAAGGATCCTGGCCcgagttttgcactaaaaactctatttccatCACAAACTTTGTTGACTTGTTCTTTGATCATACTCttagtcatatcaggattctcggcatttGTCAGTTTCTAAATTAGACCCGGAgatcctttttgaccaactagattactgtcaGATTCTATTCtttaaaacgattttatctcacttcgactctttcatcaaaattataatcCTAGATGTGTAGATAAAgttgggcttttgaatcgcttgatttcaatatcagaagctcaagatattcctgtttgaatatctaacatgaAGGTAGAGAATTATGCCGTACAAAGGATCCGACCCGAGTTTTAcactaaaaactctatttccatcacaaattttgttgatttgttcttagatcatactctcagtcatataaGGATTCTCGGCATAGTCAGTTTCTCAATTAGACCCGGAgatcctttttgaccaaccagaTTACTGCCAGATTATGTTCTGTAAagtgattttatctcacttcaactccttcatcaaagttgtagtcctaaacgcgtagataaatttgggattttgaatcacttgatttcaatatcagaagctcaagatattcccgttagaatatctaacatgaaggtagagaattctgtCGCAGGAAGGTTCTAGCCCAAGTTCGCGGGactgattcgaaggattttttttttgaccaaggactgaatcgaaaagtgctaaaatgagggattgaaatgaaaaaggatattgaaagctggagaggggggctggatcatcataaatgacatgATTTTTACCACGCCGAATAAGGAAAATAAGACTTTGCAGCATGCACCCTTAcccatctgatttctttcctttttttctcttcaaattccTGCTGTTTTCCTTTGTCATCATGCCTTATTTTTGGAGCTGCAACCACGTTTTTattgcctcatttcaaagggagcagATGGgcctatggaaggaaagaaagaagccACACCATCCTCTAAaaaactggaaagaaatcagacaTCAGAATCAGAATATTTAAGTttctttttagtgttttttttactgcaaatcagtagggatttgcatcctagaattaatgcattgaatctttcctaaataaagatatatttagactatatataagcccttATAATGACCTAATGGGGGTAGAGAGAAAGAGCataaaaagaggagagaaatgGAGAGAAAAGAGcaggaaaaaatagaaagaaagggcaggaaaaacaagcaaaaagaaAGACGAGAAAAAATACGGTAGAGAGGCAGAAAGTAGGGGAGAAAAACACAGAGAATAGAGAAAGTTTCTTTCATTCGCCAGTGTTACTATGAGGTTGGGAAGATTAACagtagaagagaaagaagagaaaaaaaggaaaagagaagagaaaccaTAAACCAGCGGGGACTACCTATTGGTCTTGGCTTCATTTTTTATGGCATATAAGATCTGTAGCAGGGACAAAGGAAGTGCAGGAACTCGTTGGAGAGGGATTGACGAAGACGCAGaggaaagaaaaaccagaaaaacaaacGCAAATACAGAGTAGGAGGAAAAGATTTTAAACAGATAAACACGGATCAACCATCACTCTTTCAACGTCGCTGCAGCTTCTTCGCTTATGTTCACAGGTCTGTTTTTGTCTTCACCTGCAGCAtgctttttttctgttttgtgtttgcactattcaagtgaattaattcacttgaacagtattCGCCAGCCTTCTTTGAATGTTAACTGCGCCCCCGTTTTTTGTGTCCAGTCGTGTCACTTGCTTGGGCAAGTGACCCAGCcaaacttactttttttattaaaaaaaataaaagaaagagcaagagatttattttttggaatatttattttaaagtctgaatttttttaatgttgtaaaaaaaatatatatcaatctcGTGTTTAGAATACCCGGTTTTTGACGCAACTGCGACAAATATACATatgtatcaaaaaaaaatttcttgtgtattgcatacgaccaataccctaacatgtttcgaatgctcttttttttatacaaaaaaatatagaagttttgaaaatgtatttttgcatggatttcttaaacacaaaaaaaaaaaaaaaatttgttttcttgcatttctggattttacaacatgtttataaaactccaaagggtattggccaatattccaaaaaatataaaaatcttattttgggggaaattcatctattattcactgctaatgtttggataaagaaattcttaaaggacgaatatccaaaatattattgggaataatttgttattattcactcttaatatttggataaagaaaccctgagtagtaaatatccaaaataatcttctaggaataataaatctgcacacatccttgaaagaagccttgattataattgaggacatttcaattttttactccacggtttacgagctgtgagagtataaaacactaaggcaaaaataggcttttaaaatGCCCtagatttttaactttttgtctctccttgcgatttacgagtcgcaaattcttgaaattctaagggaaaaatgagcttctgaagcacatggaatctcctttgcTTTCTatcttaatcaatttattttgaatcaaacctaaGAAAACAatgggattttaaaaaaaaaacacacaacaacaccatagcaattattaggcaaaccaaacaccaagcagcttaccttagatagggcatactaggggtgctaataccttccctttacgcaaccagtcccttgccttagaatctctgaaagaccagttaggtttcctagtgactataatactaggtggtgactcccttacgcaaacaaaaaaccaaaatcaattgagGGTCGCCGCTCTCTGCGAGGTTGCGATAatatagataaaattataatccaacaatcattgttgattacattttgaaaaccaatgAAGCTTCTTCGGTCTCCCAATTCTAGAACTTCTCTCCTTCGGCTAGCTTTCGAATGAAAGTCCTGACGGTGACTTCTTCCAGAGTGTGGATGGTTAATTACGACATCTTTTCATCCCTTATTCCTGATTCAATTTTCTTAGCAATGTCCTCAACTTGATCTTCCTCTAGAGTGTTTGTGTTCATTGAAGAAAGCTTCTGAAGGAGGTTTCCATGTCCCTTGTCAAGTTGCATCAAATATGTGGCCTTTGGAAATGAAATCCTGATTGGAGGGATGGCTAAGCTTTCTTCTTCAGGCTTCCTTCCTTCAATCCTAGCcattctcttctcccttcttgcaCCAATAGCTCGCTCGTAATCCTCCTTCTTGGGCTTATATCCAAGCCCAAACCTCTATTCTACAGCTTTTAGTTTCATTATATCAATCCATTCAAGCCTTCCTTTCTCAATGTCATATGTGGAAGGAATCTTGTGTTTCAAAAAGCTTTTAGCAGCTATTTTGGTGGCCTTCGAGATTTCTAGCTTCCTTACCACAGTGTTCTCAGGCATCCACTCGATATTCACAACCTCAAATGCATGAAGGTTTCCATCCTTACAATCTTCAGCTTCAATGAATGGAACTGCCACATTTCTTACCATTGATATGGTCTCCTCAGCCTTGACAGTATCCAGAACACCATTGGCAATGTACTTCAAAATTTGATGTAGCGAGGAGGTGACAGCTCCCGCAGAATGTATCCATGGCCTTcctaacaacatactataggaagggtggatatccatcacTTGAAGGGTTACTAGAAAGACTTGTGGACCCACAGCTAGTTCGACCTCAATTG from Populus alba chromosome 14, ASM523922v2, whole genome shotgun sequence includes:
- the LOC118050918 gene encoding glucan endo-1,3-beta-glucosidase 7 translates to MKTKNVVVLFCRLKIDVGSSAFIFAAFCADSQSFIGINYGQLEDNLPPPSSTAKLLQSTSIQKVRLYGSDPAIIKALANTGIPIIIGTANGDIPGLASDPNFAKSWINTNVLPFYPARNIILITVGNEIMTSNDQNLMNKLLPAMQNVQNALNDASLGGKIKVSTVHSIGVLKQSEPPSSGSFDPSYGDLMKGLLEFNSATGSPFAINPYPYFAYRSDTRPETLAFCLFQPNAGRMDGNTKIKYMNMFDAQVDAVYSALNSMGFKNVEIVVAETGWPFKGDDNDVGPSIENAKAYNGNLIAHLRSMVGTPLMPGKSVDTFLFALYDGDLKPGPGSQRSFGLFKTDLTMVYDVGLSTSSQTRSLAAAQQLLAATPQPLQAVATNTSTGTNNNNSSTSTSTSTSTGTSTSTSSSTNNITIRNGGSSGSSSNKVHLNRIFNLGLLYGFMGLSLICLFFFVLFGYPHTLSKE